Proteins encoded within one genomic window of Triticum aestivum cultivar Chinese Spring chromosome 2D, IWGSC CS RefSeq v2.1, whole genome shotgun sequence:
- the LOC123055818 gene encoding fasciclin-like arabinogalactan protein 7 → MKLVVAFLAAALSLSIPLAGAHRPLADEVGPRANLTEILTPDRPFQTFLRYLNQTNLVEVFENQAYRTHHGITIFAPADRAFAAVHPSVLSGLKKHQLKNLMMYHALAKHYALKEFDGLSRVNPVTTLAGGM, encoded by the exons ATGAAGCTCGTGGTTGCGTTCCTCGCCGCCGCACTGTCCCTGTCCATTCCGCTCGCCGGCGCGCACCGCCCGCTCGCCGACGAAGTGGGTCCCCGCGCCAACCTGACCGAGATCCTGACGCCAGACCGGCCCTTCCAGACCTTCTTGAGGTACCTCAATCAGACCAACCTCGTGGAGGTGTTCGAGAACCAGGCCTACCGGACGCACCACGGCATCACCATCTTCGCCCCCGCCGACAGGGCCTTCGCCGCCGTCCACCCGTCG GTGCTGTCGGGTCTGAAGAAGCACCAGCTCAAGAACCTGATGATGTACCACGCGCTGGCCAAGCACTACGCGCTCAAGGAGTTCGACGGCCTGAGCCGGGTCAACCCGGTGACGACGCTCGCCGGCGGGATGTAG
- the LOC123049499 gene encoding fasciclin-like arabinogalactan protein 7, giving the protein MELKAAVLVSALLCLALSRGALSQRARAPIVETPAPAPAPRHVELAELLSLAGPYGKFLEYLTMTDVIKTFQSQANDTKQGITVFAPQDSAFAALNETVLSNLTTDQLRSLMLHHAMPRYYQLSAFSALAAASPVSMFAYKVNVTYAAGTIGVVSGWATAKLASSVYSTSPVAVYALNRVLLPKEIFPAAPEMAPVPAPAPAPGRGGKVMADAPGASERAASDNADAKSSSCRVVGAGSLALGYVVLLVSGLLMV; this is encoded by the coding sequence ATGGAGCTCAAGGCGGCTGTTCTTGTCAGCGCATTGCTTTGCCTGGCGCTCTCCCGCGGCGCGTTGTCCCAGAGGGCACGGGCACCGATCGTCGagaccccggcgccggcgccggccccgcGCCACGTCGAGCTCGCCGAGCTGCTCTCCCTCGCCGGGCCGTACGGCAAGTTCCTGGAGTACCTCACCATGACCGACGTGATCAAGACGTTCCAGAGCCAGGCCAACGACACCAAGCAGGGCATCACCGTCTTCGCGCCGCAGGACTCGGCCTTCGCGGCGCTCAACGAGACCGTGCTGTCCAACCTCACCACCGACCAGCTCCGGTCGCTCATGCTGCACCACGCCATGCCCAGGTACTACCAGCTCTCGGCCTTCTCCGCGCTGGCGGCGGCGAGCCCGGTGTCCATGTTCGCGTACAAGGTGAACGTCACCTACGCCGCGGGCACGATCGGCGTCGTGTCGGGCTGGGCCACCGCCAAGCTCGCCAGCAGCGTGTACTCGACGTCGCCCGTCGCGGTGTACGCGCTCAACAGGGTGCTGCTGCCCAAGGAGATCTTCCCGGCCGCCCCGGAGATGGCGCCCGTgcctgcgccggcgccggcgccgggacGCGGGGGCAAGGTGATGGCCGACGCGCCGGGCGCCAGCGAGCGTGCTGCCAGTGACAATGCGGATGCCAAGAGTTCGTCCTGCCGGGTCGTTGGCGCTGGGAGCCTTGCACTTGGCTACGTGGTTCTGCTGGTCTCCGGGCTTTTGATGGTGTAG